Proteins from a single region of Lasioglossum baleicum chromosome 1, iyLasBale1, whole genome shotgun sequence:
- the Fmrfar gene encoding FMRFamide Receptor isoform X1, translated as METSYEPFTDSSFYDAGLSSTNLPIDGTSTVVPIECKQAIDETGLFDFIISGVLVNVIGLFGIFGNAISMIILSRPQMKSSINYLLIGLARCDTVLIVIAVLIYGLPAIYAYTGLLFDYKFVVYPKIVRFLYPLSCMAQIATVYLTLTVTLERYIAVCHPLRARSFCTYGRAQLAVLVIVIFSFVYNLPKFWEIDFYTEVHWKYKVPVLCLYPAELRNNDLYVTLYVHWMYFFICYLFPFLALVIFNAAIYKRVRKANRDLQQLSRHQRREIGLATMLLCVVIVFLICNILPLASNIHETFLYDPPLWLVQTGNLLVTINSSINFIIYVIFGRKFKRIFLKLFCSPILFGPGRDSPEFQTYDESIVTNMTNIELRNSIRHYHLNRSSTISRNNNVSNGSTRQSSKGSGRPGSPGPCVYYPARSPVRSPSQMSRTSSNHNGWSKRDDSVL; from the exons ATGGAAACGAGCTACGAACCGTTCACCGACAGCAGTTTCTACGATGCCGGGCTATCCTCGACAAACCTGCCAATCGATGGGACCAGCACGGTGGTGCCGATCGAGTGCAAACAGGCGATCGACGAGACCGGCCTGTTCGACTTCATCATCTCCGGCGTGCTGGTCAACGTGATCGGTCTGTTCGGCATATTCGGCAACGCGATCTCGATGATCATCCTCTCGAGGCCGCAGATGAAGTCGTCGATCAACTACCTGCTGATCGGCCTGGCCAGGTGCGACACCGTCCTCATCGTGATCGCG GTGTTGATCTACGGGCTGCCAGCGATCTACGCGTACACCGGGTTGCTGTTCGACTACAAGTTCGTCGTCTACCCGAAGATCGTTCGGTTCCTGTACCCTCTGTCGTGTATGGCACAGATAGCGACGGTGTACCTGACGTTAACGGTAACGCTGGAGAGATACATTGCGGTCTGTCATCCCCTGAGAGCGAGGTCCTTCTGTACGTACGGCCGAGCTCAGCTGGCTGTGCTGGTTATCGTGATATTTTCCTTCGTTTATAATCTACCGAA ATTCTGGGAGATAGACTTCTACACGGAGGTCCACTGGAAGTACAAAGTGCCGGTGTTGTGCCTGTACCCGGCGGAGCTCCGGAACAACGACCTGTACGTTACCCTCTACGTCCACTGGATGTACTTCTTCATTTGCTATCTGTTTCCGTTCCTCGCTTTGGTGATCTTCAACGCGGCCATCTACAAGCGG GTGAGAAAGGCGAACAGAGATTTGCAACAGCTGTCCCGACACCAGAGGCGGGAGATCGGGCTGGCGACCATGTTGCTCTGCGTGGTGATCGTATTCCTAATCTGCAACATCCTGCCGCTCGCCTCGAACATCCACGAGACTTTCCTGTACGACCCGCCGCTCTGGTTAGTGCAAACGGGCAACCTGCTCGTCACGATCAACAGCAGCATCAATTTCATCATCTACGTGATCTTCGGCAGGAAGTTCAAGAGGATATTCCTGAAGCTGTTCTGCAGCCCGATACTGTTCGGCCCCGGGAGGGACAGCCCAGAGTTCCAGACGTACGACGAGTCGATCGTCACCAACATGACCAACATAGAGCTGAGGAACTCGATCAGGCACTATCACTTGAACCGGTCGAGTACAATCAGCCGCAACAATAATGTTTCCAACGGCAGCACGAGGCAGAGCTCAAAAGGGTCTGGAAGACCGGGAAGCCCGGGACCTTGCGTTTACTATCCTGCCAGGAGTCCTGTCAGGAGTCCAAGCCAAATGTCGAGGACCTCAAGTAACCATAACGGGTGGAGCAAACGAGACGATTCGGTCCTGTAG
- the Fmrfar gene encoding FMRFamide Receptor isoform X2: METSYEPFTDSSFYDAGLSSTNLPIDGTSTVVPIECKQAIDETGLFDFIISGVLVNVIGLFGIFGNAISMIILSRPQMKSSINYLLIGLARCDTVLIVIAVLIYGLPAIYAYTGLLFDYKFVVYPKIVRFLYPLSCMAQIATVYLTLTVTLERYIAVCHPLRARSFCTYGRAQLAVLVIVIFSFVYNLPKFWEIDFYTEVHWKYKVPVLCLYPAELRNNDLYVTLYVHWMYFFICYLFPFLALVIFNAAIYKRVRKANRDLQQLSRHQRREIGLATMLLCVVIVFLICNILPLASNIHETFLYDPPLWKFKRIFLKLFCSPILFGPGRDSPEFQTYDESIVTNMTNIELRNSIRHYHLNRSSTISRNNNVSNGSTRQSSKGSGRPGSPGPCVYYPARSPVRSPSQMSRTSSNHNGWSKRDDSVL; this comes from the exons ATGGAAACGAGCTACGAACCGTTCACCGACAGCAGTTTCTACGATGCCGGGCTATCCTCGACAAACCTGCCAATCGATGGGACCAGCACGGTGGTGCCGATCGAGTGCAAACAGGCGATCGACGAGACCGGCCTGTTCGACTTCATCATCTCCGGCGTGCTGGTCAACGTGATCGGTCTGTTCGGCATATTCGGCAACGCGATCTCGATGATCATCCTCTCGAGGCCGCAGATGAAGTCGTCGATCAACTACCTGCTGATCGGCCTGGCCAGGTGCGACACCGTCCTCATCGTGATCGCG GTGTTGATCTACGGGCTGCCAGCGATCTACGCGTACACCGGGTTGCTGTTCGACTACAAGTTCGTCGTCTACCCGAAGATCGTTCGGTTCCTGTACCCTCTGTCGTGTATGGCACAGATAGCGACGGTGTACCTGACGTTAACGGTAACGCTGGAGAGATACATTGCGGTCTGTCATCCCCTGAGAGCGAGGTCCTTCTGTACGTACGGCCGAGCTCAGCTGGCTGTGCTGGTTATCGTGATATTTTCCTTCGTTTATAATCTACCGAA ATTCTGGGAGATAGACTTCTACACGGAGGTCCACTGGAAGTACAAAGTGCCGGTGTTGTGCCTGTACCCGGCGGAGCTCCGGAACAACGACCTGTACGTTACCCTCTACGTCCACTGGATGTACTTCTTCATTTGCTATCTGTTTCCGTTCCTCGCTTTGGTGATCTTCAACGCGGCCATCTACAAGCGG GTGAGAAAGGCGAACAGAGATTTGCAACAGCTGTCCCGACACCAGAGGCGGGAGATCGGGCTGGCGACCATGTTGCTCTGCGTGGTGATCGTATTCCTAATCTGCAACATCCTGCCGCTCGCCTCGAACATCCACGAGACTTTCCTGTACGACCCGCCGCTCTG GAAGTTCAAGAGGATATTCCTGAAGCTGTTCTGCAGCCCGATACTGTTCGGCCCCGGGAGGGACAGCCCAGAGTTCCAGACGTACGACGAGTCGATCGTCACCAACATGACCAACATAGAGCTGAGGAACTCGATCAGGCACTATCACTTGAACCGGTCGAGTACAATCAGCCGCAACAATAATGTTTCCAACGGCAGCACGAGGCAGAGCTCAAAAGGGTCTGGAAGACCGGGAAGCCCGGGACCTTGCGTTTACTATCCTGCCAGGAGTCCTGTCAGGAGTCCAAGCCAAATGTCGAGGACCTCAAGTAACCATAACGGGTGGAGCAAACGAGACGATTCGGTCCTGTAG
- the LOC143215177 gene encoding ATP synthase F(0) complex subunit k, mitochondrial, with product MAGDSEPKLTGLSKYFNSITDTGRANTAKATYAGIALLTIYLILKPRKHGSLTK from the exons ATGGCAGGAGATTCGGAACCAAAGCTGACCGGACTGTCGAAATACTTCAACAGTATCACCGATACTGGCCGAGCAAAC ACGGCGAAAGCGACGTACGCTGGAATTGCTCTGTTGACTATCTACCTTATACTCAAACCGAGGAAACACGGTAGTCTCACGAAGTAA